A region from the Bactrocera dorsalis isolate Fly_Bdor chromosome 1, ASM2337382v1, whole genome shotgun sequence genome encodes:
- the LOC105231213 gene encoding PRKCA-binding protein isoform X1: MLTDTDDDYFFEEDKIILTESAVITPLLLNENSTHLAMQQQQETQNVPNSNADNSDFEVELVVDNERKSTPETDDVAQTNIIVPLLSERLIEFDRQKFELDRLGMTVTVSSVVITKDQSNLIGISIGGGAPLCPCLYIVQVFDGTPAAREGSLQSGDELLAVNSVSVKGKTKVEVAKMIQAATTTVTIHYNKLHADPEQGKSLDIILKKLKHRIVDNMSSNTADTLGLSRAILCNDSLVKRLEELEGTELMYKGLVEHARRMLKAYYDLLQTYKAFGDCFTHISAHEPQQRASEAFRMFGEFHRNLEKDGLNIIKEIKPVLSDLGTYLNKAIPDTKLTVRRYADAKFTYLSYCLKVKEMDDEEHSFAALQDPLYRVETGNYEYRLILRCRQDARNKFAKLRTDVLEKMELLECKHAMDLNKQLRSLLDSLAQLNRSVVERIEALPPLFPIEVDFKETDFQYKSTTLKPQDLDEEEEEEQTIVRTDSHSLRMASTEVVCGLEAVETPAQVVNIPQKGNLLDELDTTSDQSVDNNETLLKELGLFGVDLMSNPQTLTNQKDSVAAQNGAYDFDLFLNQSAATATQLEQDLMSANALETDLLLQ; the protein is encoded by the exons ATGTTAACGGATACGGATGATGATTACTTCTTTGAAGAGGATAAAAT CATTTTAACGGAGTCCGCCGTCATTACACCGTTATTGCTCAACGAGAA TTCTACCCATTTGGcgatgcaacaacaacaggaaaCGCAGAATGTGCCGAATTCAAATGCTGACAATTCCGATTTTGAAGTAGAATTAGTGGTTGACAACGAACGGAAGTCGACACCCGAAACTGACGATGTCGCTCAAACTAATATTATTGTGCCCCTTTTGAGCGAGCGTTTAATTGAGTTCGATAGACAAAAATTTGAATTAGACCGACT GGGCATGACGGTGACTGTGAGTTCGGTGGTGATTACGAAGGATCAGAGCAATTTAATAGGAATTAGCATAGGCGGCGGTGCGCCACTGTGTCCCTGTCTTTACATAGTACAG GTCTTCGATGGCACACCAGCGGCGCGTGAAGGTTCACTGCAAAGCGGCGATGAACTGTTAGCTGTCAACTCGGTAAGTGTGAAGGGCAAAACCAAAGTGGAAGTAGCGAAAATGATACAGGCCGCCACCACAACGGTAACCATACACTACAATAAGCTGCATGCTGATCCAGAGCAGGGCAAATCGTTGGacattatattgaaaaaactaaAGCATCGCATAGTGGATAATATGTCCAGCAACACGGCAGATACATTGGGTCTTTCGCGTGCCATACTCTGTAATGATTCGTTGGTTAAGCGACTGGAGGAACTTGAGGGTACCGAATTAATGTATAAAGGTTTGGTGGAGCATGCGCGGCGCATGCTAAAAGCCTACTACGATCTGCTGCAAACTTATAAGGCATTCGGCGATTGCTTTACACATATAAGTGCGCATGAACCGCAACAGCGCGCATCTGAGGCGTTTCGTATGTTCGGTGAATTTCATCGGAATCTGGAAAAGGATGgcttaaatattataaaggAAATTAAACCGGTGCTCTCCGACTTGGGTACATATCTGAATAAGGCGATACCAGACACCAAATTAACGGTACGCCGTTATGCCGATGCCAAATTCACCTATCTCTCCTACTGTCTAAAGGTGAAGGAGATGGACGATGAGGAGCATAGTTTCGCAGCGCTGCAGGATCCGCTCTATCGCGTCGAGACGGGCAACTACGAATACAGACTAATTTTGCGTTGTCGTCAGGATGCGCGCAATAAATTCGCCAAATTGCGTACGGATGTGTTGGAAAAGATGGAACTGCTCGAGTGCAAGCATGCAATGGACTTGAATAAACAATTACGCAGTTTGCTCGACAGTTTGGCACAGCTCAATCGTTCGGTTGTAGAGCGTATAGAAGCATTGCCGCCACTCTTTCCGATTGAAGTTGATTTCAAAGAAACTGACTTCCAATATAAATCGACCACGCTGAAACCACAAGATCTCGATGAGGAAGAGGAGGAAGAGCAGACGATCGTGCGTACCGATTCGCACAGTTTGCGTATGGCAAGTACAGAAGTTGTTTGTGGCTTAGAAGCTGTAGAAACGCCAGCACAAGTGGTAAATATACCACAAAAGGGTAATCTGCTGGACGAGCTCGATACGACATCCGATCAGAGTGTGGACAATAATGAAACACTACTCAAAGAGTTGGGTCTATTCGGTGTGGATCTTATGTCAAATCCACAAACATTAACGAATCAAAAGGACTCGGTGGCCGCACAGAATGGCGCTTATGATTTCGATTTATTTCTCAATCAGTCAGCAGCAACGGCAACACAATTGGAACAGGATTTAATGTCAGCGAATGCGCTCGAAACcgatttgttgttgcagtga
- the LOC105231212 gene encoding 39S ribosomal protein L4, mitochondrial, with amino-acid sequence MLNLLNKTKCILIPNLRKTASRATHDVVKESSSEVAVSKTTTAPLILPQNWPQYEPMNRAVSRQVWIENIDDVPERKVGIIELHPDVFATQPRVDVIQENIEWQRKYRYVSFAHTKTRAEVRGGGRKPWPQKGMGRARHGSIRSPLFRGGGVAHGPRSPTTHFYMLPFYKRVMGLTATLSVKLAQDDLHVIDTVDVPTQDPQFIKELIKERNWGPSVLIVDRDDIFPENISYATDALSYVNLMPSYGLNTYSMLKHDTLVLTVNAVKHIEERLLYQLHRTDAIKKQGKFKLDQV; translated from the exons atgttaaatttgttaaataaaaccAAGTGTATTTTAATACCAAATCTACGTAAAACTGCCAGCCGTGCCACCCACGATGTGGTCAAGGAATCGTCATCAGAGGTTGCAGTGTCAAAAACAACGACGGCACCACTCATCTTGCCACAAAATTGGCCGCAGTATGAACCAATGAATCGTGCTGTTTCACGACAAGTTTGGATTGAAAACATTGATGATGTGCCGGAACGTAAAGTAGGTATTATCGAATTGCATCCAGACGTTTTTGCAACACAGCCCCGCGTCGATGTCATACAAGAAAATATAGAATGGCAGCGTAAATATCGTTATGTAAGTTTTGCCCATACCAAAACACGCGCGGAAGTGCGTGGTGGTGGAAGAAAACCATGGCCTCAGAAAGGAATGGGACGTGCCCGACATGGATCTATAAGATCGCCCTTATTCCGTGGTGGTGGCGTTGCGCACGGCCCACGATCCCCCACAACACATTTCTATATGCTACCGTTTTACAAGCGAGTGATGGGATTGACTGCAACGCTTAGTGTAAAACTTGCACAAGACGATCTACATGTTATTGATACCGTTGACGTGCCCACACAAGATCCACAGTTCATTAAAGAATTGATAAAAGAACGCAATTGGGGACCTTCTGTGTTAATTGTGGAcag AGATGATATTTTTCCGGAGAATATTTCTTATGCCACCGATGCGCTGAGTTATGTGAACTTAATGCCCTCATATGGTCTCAATACATACTCAATGCTTAAACACGACACTTTAGTGCTAACTGTAAATGCGGTGAAACATATCGAGGAACGTCTGTTGTATCAACTTCATCGAACTGATGCGATAAAGAAACAAGGCAAATTCAAATTGGATCaagtttaa
- the LOC109579897 gene encoding uncharacterized protein LOC109579897 codes for MSAFKKMFNVLRSSKGEGSIMDMRAMSDKSLHSTYSGNTRPSVYTFHNDFGASCRASPLSTTSEATHINYANELTNWRQMDPNQSVMPFPGNSMSPGYYGQYGYSEPYSTNMPYQNSNFGYPIMNENQMMVPENPLYTENRLMGADSPLPTMPNMTTLAEPRNQFVNSRSDAYRTSMAAIPLDKLKRMRAAKDLYNVLNYLDSDETFLKKTSKSNKSKKSSKQF; via the exons ATGTCAgcgtttaaaaaaatgtttaatgtttTACGTTCAAGCAAAGGAGAGGGTAGCATAATGGATATGCGAGCAATGAGTGATAAAAGTTTACACTCCACGTACTCGGGTAACACCAGACCGAGCGTGTACACATTTCATAATGATTTCGGTGCCTCATGTAGAGCCTCACCTTTGTCAACAACATCCGAAGCAACGCACATTAACTACGCTAATGAGTTAACCAATTGGCGACAAATGGATCCTAATCAATCGGTAATGCCTTTTCCCGGTAATTCTATGTCGCCAGGGTATTATGGTCAATATGGTTATTCGgaaccatattctacaaatatGC CATACCAAAATTCTAATTTTGGTTACCCCATAATGAACGAAAATCAAATGATGGTACCGGAGAATCCTTTGTATACAGAAAATAGATTGATGGGTGCCGATAGTCCGCTGCCAACAATGCCCAATATGACAACTTTAGCCGAACCTAGGAATCAATTTGTAAACTCACGCTCCGATGCGTATAGAACCAGTATGGCAGCTATTCCACTAGATAAGTTGAAAAGAATGCGCGCAGCGAAAG atttatacAACGTTTTGAATTACTTGGATAGCGATGAGACTTTCTTAAAGAAAACGAGCAAATCtaataaatccaaaaaaagtagcaaacaattttaa
- the LOC105231214 gene encoding mucin-5AC — protein MGHRSSKLSAGLTNGNKNSIKETSSSSTKLSKHSSRRHSTRFPKSSSPANSESSKIYRNSIASLTSSNVTAVYGDKFLPILRLDNDSIADTSNLSSVASNSSGQIIIKIHFKTHSPSEMDNAQQNILQPTAESHAHSAANNDTYRRLVDTNSNKVLPHTDAGVVEAAGSSINSMLNNNNANSNSRASLPNNLNVLRITEPFVEQETDRAGNVEYYEVTEESPATTHNRSSVSSRRQKAKSAFMNLKSMLESSTSSSGSSKSQLNKLSNSSNNNHCSNSSSNHSRNTTQTPSVAVEAHLRQKQLRPSNSEVRMSLPTVSSSTCQRDSAVRNVNSMTTSTSHTPPTPVSITTSSAAHPTTPTVAAANEQLAVWASNKDLIISSINVVVCPTTTTASATATTSKPTERVTVAEIGNGIRTDGAQAEEKCSSNPQTTSEGRDHTNVTKNVMHVLSTATSPIVHSQVDFVHYLVPDLERIFNSSFYWGKMDRYEAERLLEGKPEGTFLLRDSAQEEYLFSVTFRKYGRSLHARIEQSGHKFSFDCHDPAVFSTSTVTGLLEHYKDPGSVMFFEPMLTVPFHRKKVFSLQQLARAAIVSNTSYDGISELELPVRLKAFLKEYHYKQKLRVKLLDERLLTYT, from the exons ATGGGGCACCGTTCCAGCAAACTATCTGCTGGCCTCACCAACGGtaacaaaaattcaatcaaGGAAACATCATCATCATCCACTAAATTATCCAAACATTCGTCACGTCGTCATTCAACACGTTTTCCAAAATCGTCTTCACCTGCGAATAGTGAGAGCAGTAAGATTTATAGAAACTCAATAGCATCACTTACCAGCAGTAACGTCACCGCTGTCTACGGCGATAAGTTCTTGCCGATTTTACGTCTAGATAACGATTCAATAGCTGACACCTCCAACCTTTCATCAGTGGCCAGTAATTCAAGCGGTcagattattataaaaatacactTCAAAACACATTCGCCGTCTGAGATGGATAATGCCCAACAAAACATACTGCAACCAACAGCTGAGTCACATGCGCACTCGGCAGCGAATAACGATACTTATCGTCGCTTAGTGGATACAAATTCGAATAAGGTGCTGCCGCACACAGATGCTGGTGTTGTGGAAGCTGCTGGCAGCTCCATTAATTCAATGTTGAACAATAACAATGCCAACAGCAATAGCAGAGCATCCCTTCCAAATAATCTAAATGTTTTACGCATTACGGAACCCTTCGTAGAACAGGAAACGGATCGCGCTGGTAACGTTGAGTATTACGAGGTTACGGAAGAGAGCCCGGCTACAACGCATAACCGGTCGTCAGTGAGTAGTCGACGCCAGAAAGCCAAGTCGGCatttatgaatttgaaaagcatGCTAGAATCATCAACTTCCTCCTCCGGCAGCAGTAAGTCGCAACTAAACAAACTATCaaatagcagcaacaataatCATTGCAGCAATAGCAGCTCTAATCATTCCCGTAACACTACTCAAACGCCGTCAGTAGCAGTTGAGGCGcatttacgacaaaagcaatTACGACCGTCGAACAGTGAAGTGAGAATGTCACTACCCACGGTCAGCTCTTCCACCTGTCAGCGTGATAGTGCTGTTAGGAACGTTAATTCTATGACAACTTCCACCTCACATACTCCTCCAACTCCAGTATCAATAACTACCTCAAGTGCAGCGCATCCAACAACACCAACAGTGGCAGCAGCAAATGAGCAGCTTGCCGTTTGGGCATCCAACAAAGATCTAATAATCTCTTCCATAAATGTGGTGGTTTGTCCAACGACAACAACCGCGTCGGCGACAGCAACCACGAGTAAGCCAACAGAGCGCGTAACGGTTGCGGAAATTGGAAACGGTATTAGAACTGATGGCGCACAGGCAGAAGAGAAATGCAGCAGTAATCCACAAACAACTAGTGAAGGTCGCGATCACACAAATGTAACGAAGAATGTCATGCATGTCTTATCCACAGCGACGTCGCCTATTGTACACTCACAAGTAGATTTTGTACACTACCTCGTGCCAGATTTGGAGCGAATTTTCAATTCGAGTTTTTACTGGGGCAAAATGGATCGCTACGAGGCCGAGCGTTTGCTTGAGGGCAAGCCTGAGGGCACATTTTTGCTACGCGACTCAGCTCAAGAGGAATACTTGTTCTCGGTAACATTCCGGAAGTACGGACGTTCGCTACATGCGCGTATCGAACAGAGTGGACACAAATTTAg TTTCGACTGTCACGACCCAGCCGTATTTAGCACATCCACCGTGACCGGTTTATTGGAACATTACAAAGATCCCGGCAGCGTTATGTTCTTCGAACCAATGCTGACCGTACCATTCCATCGCAAAAAAGTATTCTCGTTGCAGCAATTGGCACGCGCCGCCATTGTATCGAACACCAGCTATGACGGTATATCCGAATTGGAGCTGCCAGTGCGTCTCAAAGCCTTCCTCAAGGAATACCACTACAAACAGAAATTGCGCGTAAAACTGCTCGATGAAAGACTACTCACATACACCTAG
- the LOC105231210 gene encoding uncharacterized protein LOC105231210 — protein MSHLPLDARAILDYLNELGYRNISAEQLKEFMKDLRKLIKYEETLGINAHQDNYFEKLFKRTTASFRAKVDKENAHRERAVDVKSKRDHDAHVLRSLNQKEHQQQLESRAGMAKKCNQSHSTRTNSTSQYGTTFGGSSMIDKLHGKQKSSQQQKQVQSAEPRKKVSEARPRSHTTTFDAGTLSREQAWQSNKRVPFGECNELRGPQPVATEQASTRPSAQREANLKRGQTATSTISTREDKTKSNGAAANPRVESRDTNRGRARVRYPSHERSAPRRSPSGGSYTTARSLGVMIPRQCTATRRRRPLSKDPVALYHYYQSEWNYFREQIPGESSHSELRWMIRERLLDPN, from the exons ATCTTCGCAAACTCATTAAATACGAGGAGACACTAGGCATCAATGCTCATCAAGATAATTACTTTGAGAAGCTCTTTAAGCGTACAACCGCCAGTTTTCGCGCTAAAGTTGACAAGGAGAATGCACATCGTGAACGCGCTGTCGATGTAAAGTCAAAACGTGATCATGACGCTCATGTCTTACGATCGTTGAATCAAAAAGAGCATCAACAACAATTGGAATCAAGAGCGGGTATGGCCAAGAAATGTAATCAATCGCATTCTACGCGCACCAATTCTACTTCGCAGTATGGGACAACTTTCGGGGGCAGTAGTATGATTGACAAACTGCATGGTAAACAAAAGTCTTCACAACAGCAGAAACAAGTGCAGTCTGCGGAACCACGCAAAAAGGTTTCAGAAGCACGTCCACGATCGCACACAACCACATTCGATGCGGGAACTTTATCACGTGAGCAAGCTTGGCAAAGTAATAAACGTGTACCGTTTGGCGAATGCAATGAATTGAGAGGTCCTCAACCCGTAGCGACAGAACAGGCCTCAACGCGTCCATCCGCCCAAAGGGAAGCGAATCTGAAGCGTGGCCAAACAGCAACCAGCACAATTAGTACCAGAGAAGACAAGACTAAATCAAATGGAGCAGCGGCAAATCCAAGGGTTGAATCGCGAGATACTAATCGCGGACGTGCTCGTGTTAGATATCCATCTCACGAACGTAGCGCTCCAAGGCGTAGTCCGAGTGGCGGCAGTTACACCACAGCCAGATCTTTGGGTGTTATGA TACCACGACAATGCACAGCGACACGCCGCCGCCGACCACTAAGTAAAGATCCGGTCGCCTTATATCACTACTATCAGAGTGAATGGAATTACTTTCGTGAGCAAATACCAGGCGAGAGTTCCCATTCGGAGCTGCGTTGGATGATACGTGAACGCCTATTGGACcccaactaa
- the LOC105231213 gene encoding PRKCA-binding protein isoform X2, with amino-acid sequence MLTDTDDDYFFEEDKMGMTVTVSSVVITKDQSNLIGISIGGGAPLCPCLYIVQVFDGTPAAREGSLQSGDELLAVNSVSVKGKTKVEVAKMIQAATTTVTIHYNKLHADPEQGKSLDIILKKLKHRIVDNMSSNTADTLGLSRAILCNDSLVKRLEELEGTELMYKGLVEHARRMLKAYYDLLQTYKAFGDCFTHISAHEPQQRASEAFRMFGEFHRNLEKDGLNIIKEIKPVLSDLGTYLNKAIPDTKLTVRRYADAKFTYLSYCLKVKEMDDEEHSFAALQDPLYRVETGNYEYRLILRCRQDARNKFAKLRTDVLEKMELLECKHAMDLNKQLRSLLDSLAQLNRSVVERIEALPPLFPIEVDFKETDFQYKSTTLKPQDLDEEEEEEQTIVRTDSHSLRMASTEVVCGLEAVETPAQVVNIPQKGNLLDELDTTSDQSVDNNETLLKELGLFGVDLMSNPQTLTNQKDSVAAQNGAYDFDLFLNQSAATATQLEQDLMSANALETDLLLQ; translated from the exons ATGTTAACGGATACGGATGATGATTACTTCTTTGAAGAGGATAAAAT GGGCATGACGGTGACTGTGAGTTCGGTGGTGATTACGAAGGATCAGAGCAATTTAATAGGAATTAGCATAGGCGGCGGTGCGCCACTGTGTCCCTGTCTTTACATAGTACAG GTCTTCGATGGCACACCAGCGGCGCGTGAAGGTTCACTGCAAAGCGGCGATGAACTGTTAGCTGTCAACTCGGTAAGTGTGAAGGGCAAAACCAAAGTGGAAGTAGCGAAAATGATACAGGCCGCCACCACAACGGTAACCATACACTACAATAAGCTGCATGCTGATCCAGAGCAGGGCAAATCGTTGGacattatattgaaaaaactaaAGCATCGCATAGTGGATAATATGTCCAGCAACACGGCAGATACATTGGGTCTTTCGCGTGCCATACTCTGTAATGATTCGTTGGTTAAGCGACTGGAGGAACTTGAGGGTACCGAATTAATGTATAAAGGTTTGGTGGAGCATGCGCGGCGCATGCTAAAAGCCTACTACGATCTGCTGCAAACTTATAAGGCATTCGGCGATTGCTTTACACATATAAGTGCGCATGAACCGCAACAGCGCGCATCTGAGGCGTTTCGTATGTTCGGTGAATTTCATCGGAATCTGGAAAAGGATGgcttaaatattataaaggAAATTAAACCGGTGCTCTCCGACTTGGGTACATATCTGAATAAGGCGATACCAGACACCAAATTAACGGTACGCCGTTATGCCGATGCCAAATTCACCTATCTCTCCTACTGTCTAAAGGTGAAGGAGATGGACGATGAGGAGCATAGTTTCGCAGCGCTGCAGGATCCGCTCTATCGCGTCGAGACGGGCAACTACGAATACAGACTAATTTTGCGTTGTCGTCAGGATGCGCGCAATAAATTCGCCAAATTGCGTACGGATGTGTTGGAAAAGATGGAACTGCTCGAGTGCAAGCATGCAATGGACTTGAATAAACAATTACGCAGTTTGCTCGACAGTTTGGCACAGCTCAATCGTTCGGTTGTAGAGCGTATAGAAGCATTGCCGCCACTCTTTCCGATTGAAGTTGATTTCAAAGAAACTGACTTCCAATATAAATCGACCACGCTGAAACCACAAGATCTCGATGAGGAAGAGGAGGAAGAGCAGACGATCGTGCGTACCGATTCGCACAGTTTGCGTATGGCAAGTACAGAAGTTGTTTGTGGCTTAGAAGCTGTAGAAACGCCAGCACAAGTGGTAAATATACCACAAAAGGGTAATCTGCTGGACGAGCTCGATACGACATCCGATCAGAGTGTGGACAATAATGAAACACTACTCAAAGAGTTGGGTCTATTCGGTGTGGATCTTATGTCAAATCCACAAACATTAACGAATCAAAAGGACTCGGTGGCCGCACAGAATGGCGCTTATGATTTCGATTTATTTCTCAATCAGTCAGCAGCAACGGCAACACAATTGGAACAGGATTTAATGTCAGCGAATGCGCTCGAAACcgatttgttgttgcagtga